A DNA window from Methanobacterium sp. contains the following coding sequences:
- a CDS encoding DUF2206 domain-containing protein: MYLKNPFRMKDWRIKEFLALIAEVQVVFSVFILLDFAGLNVPIVKNVVGFIFILFVPGMLLLRLLDLDGIKRNGQVLLYTVGLSLASLMLVGFLMNTIYPIFGINKPLSFVSIFVTINVLTVILYFICYKIDKGRRYKLILRNLKDMVIKKSPPNHVNVKNLMASQVLFPLLIPFLSVLGAYMMNVYQFNILTMLTIFLIGLMALLVGMGKINSKYYSLWVFVISFSLLLHKSLITNYIWGWDVNIEYFLANQVVANSFWDQNLPMNYNSMLSVMMMVPIFSTFINTGLIWIMKIVYPFIFSLTPLGLYYVFHKQTSPRIAFFAAFFFMIQFTFYTEMVSLIRQQVAELMLVLVLMIMVNEQMDVIKRSVLAIIFGMSIVVAHYGLAYIMMFILSVSMIFLYFIDKNPVNIFKKYLARGKLVDNEKGEINTKIKRYRSVIGNSRIIITPPFVALFILFILIWDIYTSNSTIFQSFVNIGCSIIGNLYSFMDPNATQGLSLVMQQQVTPLRNLQKNFYLISQLFIAVGILALLFGKDGMKFKKEFKALSLAAFIVLMAGVFLPFFSSQMNTSRLYHMSLIILAPFCVIGIIKAFHLFRPVLRLKPFSKISRNNLFTVISIFLVVFLFFDTGFTYQILDRADVTSIALSTTCDFPKFDQREVTSGEWLQKYSYNGTDIYADKNRASVLNSMVSCMEIPAYFDLVNSTSYIFLGTVNIARNKVLISQMAGANIVINEGYRPPDEILSERFRIYDDGGSYIYGSAVRG, encoded by the coding sequence ATGTATCTAAAAAACCCTTTTCGTATGAAAGATTGGAGGATTAAAGAATTTCTTGCACTGATTGCTGAGGTCCAAGTTGTATTCTCCGTATTCATTCTCCTGGATTTTGCTGGTTTAAATGTCCCCATTGTTAAAAATGTAGTTGGATTTATATTTATTTTGTTTGTTCCGGGCATGCTTTTACTTCGCTTGCTGGATTTAGACGGAATAAAACGTAATGGGCAGGTCCTTTTGTATACTGTTGGGCTAAGTCTAGCTAGCCTCATGTTAGTAGGATTTTTGATGAATACAATTTACCCTATTTTTGGAATTAATAAACCACTATCCTTTGTATCAATTTTCGTTACTATTAATGTTTTAACTGTTATTTTGTATTTTATCTGTTATAAGATAGATAAAGGCCGGAGGTACAAATTAATTTTACGAAATTTAAAGGATATGGTGATTAAAAAATCACCACCAAATCATGTAAATGTTAAAAATTTAATGGCATCACAGGTCCTATTTCCACTTTTAATACCGTTTTTAAGTGTTTTAGGGGCTTACATGATGAATGTATATCAGTTTAATATTTTAACAATGCTGACGATTTTTTTAATAGGTTTAATGGCACTGCTTGTTGGTATGGGAAAAATTAATTCTAAATACTATTCATTATGGGTATTTGTAATTTCATTTTCCCTTTTACTGCACAAATCTCTGATTACCAACTATATTTGGGGATGGGATGTAAACATTGAGTACTTTTTAGCAAATCAGGTTGTTGCAAATTCTTTCTGGGATCAGAATCTCCCTATGAACTATAATTCTATGCTAAGTGTAATGATGATGGTGCCTATTTTTTCGACCTTCATTAACACAGGACTAATCTGGATAATGAAAATTGTTTATCCATTTATTTTCTCATTAACACCTTTAGGCTTATATTACGTGTTTCATAAACAGACCAGCCCTCGTATAGCGTTTTTTGCAGCATTTTTCTTTATGATACAGTTTACTTTTTACACTGAAATGGTATCGTTAATCCGGCAGCAAGTGGCTGAACTTATGTTAGTTCTGGTATTGATGATAATGGTCAACGAACAGATGGATGTAATAAAAAGGTCAGTTCTAGCCATAATTTTTGGGATGTCTATTGTTGTAGCACATTATGGGTTAGCGTACATTATGATGTTTATTTTATCAGTAAGCATGATTTTCCTGTATTTTATTGATAAGAACCCAGTTAATATATTTAAAAAATATTTAGCCAGGGGTAAGTTAGTTGACAATGAAAAGGGTGAAATCAACACAAAAATAAAACGTTACAGATCTGTTATTGGGAACAGCAGGATAATCATCACCCCTCCATTTGTAGCCCTATTCATATTATTTATTTTGATATGGGATATTTACACCTCTAACTCCACAATTTTCCAGAGTTTCGTTAACATAGGCTGTAGCATAATAGGTAATCTCTACAGTTTTATGGATCCGAATGCCACTCAGGGTTTAAGCTTGGTGATGCAGCAGCAGGTTACTCCTCTGCGTAATCTGCAGAAGAATTTCTATCTGATCAGCCAGTTATTCATAGCGGTAGGTATTCTTGCATTGTTATTTGGAAAAGATGGGATGAAGTTTAAAAAAGAATTTAAAGCCCTCAGTTTAGCTGCATTTATAGTGCTAATGGCAGGAGTCTTTTTACCTTTCTTTTCAAGCCAGATGAACACTTCCAGGCTTTATCACATGTCATTAATTATTTTAGCGCCATTTTGTGTAATTGGAATTATAAAGGCATTCCATTTGTTTAGACCAGTTTTAAGGCTTAAACCATTTTCAAAAATCAGCCGTAATAATTTATTTACGGTGATCTCCATTTTTCTGGTGGTTTTCCTGTTTTTTGACACTGGTTTTACATACCAAATTTTAGATAGGGCTGATGTTACTTCTATTGCTCTTAGCACCACCTGTGATTTCCCTAAATTCGATCAAAGAGAGGTAACAAGTGGCGAATGGTTACAAAAATATTCTTATAATGGTACTGATATTTACGCTGATAAAAATAGGGCCAGTGTTTTAAACAGCATGGTTTCCTGTATGGAGATCCCTGCATATTTTGATCTGGTCAACAGTACGTCCTACATATTTTTGGGGACCGTGAATATTGCCAGAAATAAGGTCTTGATATCTCAAATGGCAGGGGCCAACATAGTGATCAATGAAGGCTATCGGCCGCCTGATGAAATACTCAGTGAACGGTTCAGGATATACGATGATGGAGGTTCATATATCTACGGATCAGCGGTTCGTGGATAA
- a CDS encoding DegT/DnrJ/EryC1/StrS family aminotransferase, with protein MVLFADLKKEYLSISEELNFNIQRVLKSGFYVLGEEVKKFEEDFSRYIGTNHAVGVNSGSDALFLALKSIGIGKGDEVITVSHTFISTVDAIIRSGAKPVFVDITQDTYCMDVSKIEEKITEKTKAILPVHLYGHPADMDPICKLKEDYGLHVIEDACQAHGAEYNGKKAGSMGDMGCFSFYPTKNLGAYGDGGAVVTDNEEIKEKLIQMRNYGQSEKYRHDFVGVNSRLDELQAVILQTKLKHLEGWIESRRKNAEIYTELLQDSDIITPVENRFAKHAYHLYVVRSKNRDYLKKKLLQNDIHPQIHYPIPVHKQKAYLNFNDFKIETTDKICNEILSLPLHPLMSYEEILKVTDCLKGKGD; from the coding sequence ATGGTTTTGTTTGCTGATTTAAAAAAAGAATATCTTTCTATAAGTGAAGAATTGAATTTTAATATCCAGAGAGTTCTTAAATCCGGTTTTTACGTGCTGGGGGAAGAAGTAAAAAAATTTGAAGAAGATTTTTCCAGATATATTGGTACTAATCATGCAGTAGGTGTGAACTCTGGCTCTGATGCTCTTTTCCTTGCACTTAAATCTATTGGAATAGGTAAAGGCGATGAAGTGATTACAGTTTCACATACATTCATTTCAACAGTTGATGCTATTATTAGGAGCGGTGCTAAACCTGTTTTTGTTGATATAACTCAGGATACATATTGTATGGATGTATCAAAAATAGAGGAAAAGATAACTGAGAAAACTAAGGCTATCTTACCTGTACATTTATATGGGCACCCTGCAGATATGGATCCTATCTGCAAACTAAAGGAAGATTACGGTCTTCATGTGATAGAAGATGCGTGTCAGGCACATGGTGCAGAATACAATGGGAAAAAAGCAGGTAGTATGGGGGATATGGGTTGTTTTAGTTTTTATCCTACTAAAAATTTAGGGGCTTATGGAGATGGTGGTGCAGTAGTCACGGATAACGAAGAAATTAAAGAAAAACTGATTCAGATGAGAAACTATGGACAGTCAGAGAAGTATCGCCACGATTTTGTTGGAGTTAACAGCAGGTTAGATGAATTACAGGCTGTTATTCTTCAAACTAAGTTAAAACACCTGGAAGGATGGATTGAAAGCAGGCGGAAGAATGCTGAGATATATACAGAACTTCTGCAGGATTCTGACATTATCACACCTGTTGAAAATCGATTTGCAAAACATGCTTACCATCTTTATGTAGTAAGGAGTAAGAATAGAGATTATCTAAAAAAGAAACTCCTTCAAAACGATATACACCCTCAAATACATTATCCAATACCTGTTCATAAGCAAAAGGCATATTTGAATTTTAATGATTTTAAGATAGAGACAACTGATAAAATATGCAATGAAATATTATCACTGCCATTGCATCCCTTGATGAGCTACGAAGAAATTTTAAAAGTTACAGATTGTTTAAAAGGTAAAGGTGACTGA
- a CDS encoding glycosyltransferase, producing MPVVSVIMSSYNHEKFISEAIESVLGQTFRDLELIIIDDRSRDNSQQIIDEFAQKDNRIKKIFHRENLGIAKTINEGIKNSTGKYIALIASDDVWASEKLEKQLKILEADENLVVWCNSAIIDSNSNLTGEITSEKYKNATPHGYVFEEIVNSWLSGSGIIMKRENIHDMRYSENLKYLNDTQFYADLAYKYQFYYMMEALSKYRLHGDNASFGEITDIKGWYHDSLVLCIYLFQEYGSGLSYKALKNIFYKTCIIPFMIGTQNDVLNRFNIIYPVVTPLTFMLLTVKTIPKRIAGKIAK from the coding sequence TTGCCAGTTGTCAGCGTAATAATGTCTTCTTATAATCATGAAAAATTCATATCTGAAGCAATTGAAAGCGTTTTAGGGCAAACTTTCAGGGACCTGGAACTAATTATTATAGATGATAGATCTAGGGATAATTCTCAGCAAATAATTGATGAATTCGCCCAAAAAGATAATAGAATTAAGAAAATATTCCATAGGGAAAATTTGGGCATTGCAAAGACCATAAATGAAGGTATAAAAAACTCAACGGGAAAATACATTGCATTAATAGCTTCAGATGACGTATGGGCAAGTGAAAAATTGGAAAAACAGCTGAAAATCCTTGAGGCAGATGAAAATTTAGTAGTATGGTGTAACTCTGCAATAATCGACTCCAATTCAAACCTTACCGGCGAGATAACCAGTGAAAAATATAAAAACGCCACTCCTCATGGATATGTATTTGAGGAGATTGTTAATTCATGGCTTTCTGGTTCGGGTATTATTATGAAAAGAGAAAATATCCATGATATGAGATACAGTGAAAATTTGAAGTACCTGAATGACACCCAATTTTACGCAGATTTAGCCTATAAATACCAATTTTATTATATGATGGAGGCACTTTCAAAATACCGTTTACATGGAGACAACGCTTCATTTGGAGAAATAACAGATATAAAAGGATGGTATCATGATTCTTTAGTGCTATGTATCTATCTCTTTCAAGAGTATGGCAGCGGATTATCCTACAAAGCCTTGAAAAATATTTTCTACAAAACCTGCATAATTCCGTTTATGATAGGCACTCAAAATGATGTTTTAAACAGGTTTAATATAATTTATCCGGTAGTTACTCCCTTAACTTTTATGTTACTTACTGTTAAGACTATTCCAAAAAGAATAGCTGGAAAAATTGCAAAATAA
- a CDS encoding FdtA/QdtA family cupin domain-containing protein has protein sequence MFKEPRISECRIIYLPKIEDNRGNLTFIEQVEHVPFEIKRVYYLYDVPGGESRGGHAHKGLEQFIIAANGSFDVILDDGQNKERFHLNRSYYGLYIPKMVWRELDNFSSGSVCLVLASESFNEDDYIRSYSNFKEAALEDLEAK, from the coding sequence ATGTTTAAAGAACCGAGAATATCAGAATGTAGAATAATATATCTCCCTAAAATTGAAGATAACAGGGGTAATCTGACATTTATTGAACAGGTTGAGCATGTGCCCTTTGAAATTAAAAGGGTTTATTATCTTTATGACGTTCCGGGGGGAGAAAGTAGAGGGGGTCACGCACATAAGGGATTAGAGCAGTTTATTATTGCAGCAAATGGTAGTTTTGATGTTATACTGGATGATGGCCAGAATAAAGAACGTTTCCATTTGAATAGGTCTTATTATGGTCTTTACATACCTAAGATGGTATGGCGTGAACTGGATAACTTTTCTTCAGGATCTGTATGCTTAGTTTTAGCATCTGAATCATTTAATGAGGATGATTATATTAGAAGTTACTCAAATTTTAAAGAAGCTGCACTGGAGGATTTAGAAGCCAAATAA
- a CDS encoding GNAT family N-acetyltransferase → MVEIKRYKPEKKELWDNFVKGSKNGVFFFLRDYMEYHSDRFEDHSLIFFKEGELVALLPANRSGDTLFSHAGLTFGGIITDQKMDVNLMLQIFDSLKEYLKEWGFKKLLYKAIPHIYHSYLSDEDLYALFINNATLIKREVSSTIKMDVKIPFNKNIKRNRKKAENKDLSLKRSYDFDTFMGLKEEQLLKKYGKNPTHTAEEMEYLAGKFPDNIKLFAVEHNGEMVDGLLIYESENVVHAQYQGATERGMQLYASSFIYDKIINQYCQKKYFDFGISTENNGHYLNRGLIDFKERFGARSVVYDSYELKLIVMGFLMFLMVRIDIFIDLIDVGM, encoded by the coding sequence ATGGTTGAAATAAAGAGATATAAACCTGAAAAAAAAGAGCTCTGGGATAATTTTGTGAAGGGTTCTAAAAATGGAGTGTTCTTTTTTTTGAGGGACTACATGGAATACCATTCTGATAGATTTGAAGACCATTCTTTAATTTTCTTTAAAGAAGGGGAACTTGTTGCTTTATTGCCTGCAAATCGTAGTGGTGATACGCTGTTCAGCCATGCAGGACTGACCTTTGGAGGCATTATAACCGATCAAAAAATGGACGTTAATTTAATGCTGCAGATATTTGATTCATTAAAAGAATATTTAAAAGAGTGGGGTTTTAAAAAACTCCTTTATAAAGCAATACCTCATATTTACCATTCATATCTGTCTGATGAAGATTTGTATGCTCTTTTTATTAACAATGCTACTTTAATAAAGAGGGAAGTTTCATCAACCATCAAAATGGATGTTAAAATACCATTTAATAAGAATATAAAGCGAAACAGAAAAAAAGCTGAAAATAAGGATTTAAGCTTAAAAAGAAGTTATGATTTTGATACTTTTATGGGTCTAAAAGAAGAGCAATTGCTAAAGAAGTATGGTAAAAATCCTACCCATACTGCAGAAGAAATGGAATATCTGGCAGGTAAGTTTCCAGATAATATAAAACTCTTTGCAGTTGAACATAACGGCGAAATGGTAGATGGACTGTTGATTTATGAGAGTGAAAATGTTGTCCATGCACAGTACCAGGGAGCTACTGAGAGGGGAATGCAATTATATGCCTCTAGTTTCATCTATGATAAGATAATCAACCAGTACTGCCAAAAAAAATATTTTGATTTTGGTATATCCACAGAAAATAATGGTCATTATTTAAACCGTGGTTTAATTGATTTTAAAGAGAGATTTGGGGCAAGATCTGTTGTTTATGACTCTTATGAATTGAAATTGATCGTGATGGGCTTTTTGATGTTTCTTATGGTTAGAATAGACATTTTCATTGATTTAATAGATGTGGGGATGTAA
- a CDS encoding class I SAM-dependent methyltransferase — MNKKMKHDYCDLCGSRLHKLVFTNHDRMFPEIGGEFKIYQCQNCGLSFLNQPSPEELKKNYSTGYSIYSDLKGPSHSRKIFTLIETLYHYVQKNNNSGFLRVFRFLLLPFSSYFRTVKVVENGKYLDIGCGIGYFPLVMKYLGMKPHGVEPVDFNQELSQNYSLNISNCTLEEAKYNDEYFDFITLNHVFEHVPNPSETMKEIYRILKPGGHLIIAVPVSDSLASKVFGKYWAQLDTPRHLYLFSTSVLKKYAKKYNFDILEIRYNSDPRYQIISSFIYFWESFRGKKSRRILIHNLYLNMLLIPLTTILNLFKIGDQCEIILKKQHSY; from the coding sequence ATGAACAAAAAGATGAAGCATGATTACTGTGATTTATGTGGTTCCAGGCTTCATAAGTTAGTCTTTACTAATCATGATCGCATGTTTCCTGAAATTGGAGGAGAATTTAAGATATATCAATGCCAGAATTGTGGGCTTTCATTTTTAAATCAACCCAGTCCTGAAGAGCTTAAAAAAAATTATTCTACAGGTTATTCTATTTATTCTGATTTAAAAGGTCCATCTCACTCCAGAAAAATTTTCACATTGATTGAAACATTGTATCATTATGTCCAAAAAAATAATAACTCGGGATTTTTAAGGGTATTTAGATTTTTACTTTTACCGTTTTCATCATATTTCAGGACTGTAAAAGTTGTTGAAAATGGTAAATACCTGGATATTGGTTGTGGAATTGGTTATTTCCCTTTAGTCATGAAATATCTTGGAATGAAACCTCATGGGGTAGAACCAGTTGATTTCAACCAGGAATTATCCCAAAACTACAGCTTAAATATTTCAAATTGTACTTTAGAAGAAGCGAAATATAATGATGAATATTTTGATTTTATTACCCTCAATCATGTTTTTGAACATGTTCCTAATCCTTCAGAGACCATGAAAGAAATTTATCGAATTTTAAAGCCAGGGGGTCATCTTATAATAGCAGTGCCAGTGAGTGACTCCCTGGCTTCGAAGGTATTTGGAAAATACTGGGCGCAGCTTGATACTCCGCGTCATTTATACCTTTTTTCAACTAGCGTCCTGAAAAAATATGCTAAAAAATATAATTTTGATATTTTGGAAATAAGATATAATTCTGACCCCAGATATCAGATTATAAGTTCATTTATATATTTTTGGGAAAGTTTTAGGGGTAAAAAATCTAGACGTATTTTAATTCATAATTTATATTTGAATATGCTCCTTATTCCATTAACTACAATTTTAAATTTATTTAAAATTGGAGATCAGTGCGAAATAATCTTAAAAAAGCAACATAGTTACTAA
- a CDS encoding glycosyltransferase family 4 protein, with protein MIQLKNGKTNKKSKILMVISYPDTRLRKEIDTLLKCGYEVKVIIWERGWPFTCDKKVDVKGLGLNAPIGRINSLLYFPIWFLYLFFWLFKSEWDVVHAVNFDTYLFSLIAAKIKNKPIIYDIYDFYGDMMPSILRNIIVKVDKRLLPFSDVLILADEARVEQIGGSIHKNIFTINNSPEEDNFDKNYRDDNINTFKVFIGGKILKERCLDVVISAIGKIEGAKLSIRGHCDETDYKQQIIRLSQKFDNIDIYLDGVPYEEIVKGTLSADLTIALYDPDIPNNKYASPNKLFEAMASKIPIIVNENTSMADIVRKEKCGMVIPYGNEEALIWAVSRLKNDLSLQKRLGDNGRKAYENKYNWTIMENRLNSIYCQVLDGGF; from the coding sequence ATGATTCAACTTAAAAACGGAAAAACAAATAAAAAATCAAAAATTTTGATGGTCATATCTTATCCAGATACTCGCCTGAGAAAGGAAATAGATACCCTGCTAAAATGTGGATATGAAGTTAAAGTTATCATTTGGGAGAGAGGCTGGCCGTTTACCTGCGATAAAAAAGTTGATGTAAAAGGTTTAGGACTTAATGCTCCAATAGGCCGTATTAATTCATTATTATATTTCCCAATATGGTTTTTATACCTTTTTTTCTGGCTATTTAAATCGGAATGGGATGTAGTCCATGCTGTAAATTTTGATACATATTTATTTTCACTGATTGCAGCTAAAATTAAAAATAAACCCATAATTTATGATATATATGATTTTTATGGGGATATGATGCCATCTATACTTCGAAATATTATTGTAAAGGTGGATAAACGTTTATTGCCATTTTCAGATGTTCTAATTTTGGCCGACGAAGCAAGGGTTGAACAAATAGGCGGAAGTATACACAAAAATATTTTTACTATAAATAACAGCCCTGAAGAAGATAATTTTGATAAAAATTATCGTGATGACAATATAAACACGTTTAAAGTATTTATTGGAGGTAAAATACTAAAAGAAAGATGTTTAGACGTTGTAATTTCTGCTATTGGTAAAATAGAAGGCGCAAAACTAAGTATCAGAGGGCATTGTGATGAAACAGATTATAAGCAGCAAATAATACGGCTCAGCCAAAAATTTGACAATATAGACATTTACTTAGATGGAGTTCCCTATGAAGAAATAGTTAAAGGGACACTGAGCGCGGACCTTACCATTGCACTTTATGATCCAGATATTCCCAATAATAAATATGCCAGCCCAAATAAGCTTTTTGAAGCTATGGCATCTAAAATTCCAATTATTGTGAATGAAAATACCTCAATGGCAGATATTGTACGAAAAGAGAAATGTGGAATGGTAATACCCTACGGAAATGAAGAAGCTTTGATCTGGGCAGTATCTCGTTTAAAAAATGATCTTAGCTTGCAGAAAAGGTTAGGGGATAACGGCAGAAAAGCCTATGAGAACAAGTATAACTGGACAATTATGGAAAATCGGTTGAACAGTATCTACTGTCAGGTTCTTGATGGGGGATTTTAG
- a CDS encoding glycosyltransferase family 1 protein yields the protein MDIGIVSNFIDEYNGGIGVYTNQIVKNLGKMDNENNYHLIHYLKNNLDIYSQNSEIIIPKNRFVKGWGSYMFWRHFTLPRELKKYNLDVVHDPYELGPFTFNQPFRKVITVHDLTPLLFPNLFKRGDVMLHRLLLKKTISKADKIITVSYNSQRDIMEYLNVPEEDIEVIYNGKDENFRPLNSRQLAEIKEKYRLPHRFILSVGGLHPIKNIPRLLEAYYLARKDGLEHKLVMVGGAVDRAGEIFHIITTLGLEDHVIFTGVVSDDDLVGLYNAADLFLYPCLYAGFGLPPLEAMACGTPVITSCSSSLPEIVGDAAKLINPYDPEKLASAINRVLSDDGTMKELIKKGLKRAERFNWRKTAWETLKVYDEVYNYW from the coding sequence ATGGACATAGGTATTGTTAGTAACTTTATAGACGAGTATAATGGTGGAATTGGCGTTTACACCAATCAAATTGTGAAAAATCTGGGTAAAATGGATAATGAGAATAATTACCATCTTATACATTACTTAAAGAATAATTTAGATATTTACAGTCAAAATAGTGAGATTATTATCCCTAAAAACCGATTTGTAAAGGGGTGGGGAAGTTATATGTTCTGGAGACACTTCACATTACCTCGAGAGTTGAAGAAATATAATCTGGATGTTGTTCATGACCCCTATGAGCTGGGGCCATTTACTTTTAACCAGCCCTTTCGGAAGGTAATCACTGTGCATGATTTGACACCGCTGCTCTTCCCAAATCTTTTTAAGAGGGGAGATGTAATGCTGCACCGTTTGCTCCTTAAAAAAACCATTAGTAAAGCTGATAAAATAATTACAGTATCTTATAATTCCCAAAGAGACATCATGGAATACCTCAATGTTCCAGAGGAGGATATAGAAGTAATTTATAATGGAAAGGACGAAAATTTCAGGCCATTAAACTCCAGACAACTGGCGGAAATTAAGGAAAAATACAGGCTGCCCCATAGATTTATTTTATCTGTAGGGGGTCTGCACCCAATAAAAAATATTCCGCGCCTGCTTGAAGCATATTATCTGGCACGAAAAGACGGTTTAGAACATAAATTGGTGATGGTCGGAGGCGCTGTAGACCGGGCTGGAGAGATATTCCACATTATAACTACTTTGGGTCTTGAAGATCATGTGATTTTCACGGGAGTGGTTTCTGATGATGATCTGGTAGGTCTTTACAACGCTGCGGATCTTTTTTTATATCCCTGTTTATATGCCGGCTTTGGTTTGCCTCCTCTGGAAGCTATGGCTTGTGGTACTCCGGTTATAACTTCCTGCAGCAGTTCTTTACCTGAAATAGTAGGAGATGCTGCAAAACTAATCAACCCTTACGACCCTGAAAAACTTGCATCTGCCATTAATAGGGTACTGTCTGATGATGGGACAATGAAAGAGCTTATTAAAAAAGGTTTAAAACGGGCTGAAAGATTTAATTGGAGAAAAACAGCTTGGGAAACTTTAAAAGTTTATGATGAGGTTTATAATTATTGGTAA
- a CDS encoding GNAT family N-acetyltransferase, with protein sequence MIEIKRYEAKEKELWDNFVKGSKNGVFFFLRDYMEYHSDRFEDHSLIFLKNNKPVALLPANRSGNTLFSHAGLTFGGIITNRKMKTSLMLQIFGSLKEYLKEGGFKKLFYKAIPHIYHLYPSEEDLYALFINNATLIKREVSSTIEMACKIPYSRNIRRNIKKVQDSRLSLKRSYDFSTFMLLKEEQLFKKYGLMPTHTALEMEYLAGKFPDNIKLFAAEQNGTMIGGMVIYENKNVIHAQYQEANELGMDLHVPSLLFDKLIKRYSEKKYFDFGISTENNGFYLNEGLIDFKERFGARSTVYDSYELNL encoded by the coding sequence ATGATTGAGATTAAAAGATACGAAGCAAAAGAAAAAGAACTCTGGGATAATTTTGTGAAGGGTTCTAAAAATGGAGTGTTCTTTTTTTTGCGAGATTACATGGAATACCATTCTGATAGATTTGAAGATCATTCTTTGATTTTCTTAAAGAATAATAAACCTGTAGCTTTATTGCCTGCAAATCGTAGTGGTAATACGCTGTTCAGCCATGCAGGACTGACCTTTGGAGGCATTATAACCAATCGAAAGATGAAAACTTCTTTAATGCTGCAGATATTTGGCTCATTAAAAGAGTATTTAAAAGAAGGGGGATTTAAAAAACTCTTCTATAAAGCAATACCCCATATATACCATTTATACCCTTCTGAAGAGGATTTATATGCTCTCTTTATTAATAACGCTACTTTAATAAAGAGAGAAGTATCATCAACTATTGAAATGGCCTGTAAGATCCCTTATAGCAGGAATATAAGGCGGAATATTAAAAAAGTTCAGGACAGTAGATTGAGTCTAAAGCGAAGCTATGATTTTAGTACTTTTATGCTTTTAAAAGAGGAACAGTTGTTTAAAAAATATGGATTGATGCCTACTCATACTGCCCTTGAAATGGAATATCTGGCAGGTAAGTTTCCAGATAATATAAAACTCTTTGCAGCTGAGCAGAATGGGACTATGATTGGTGGAATGGTAATATATGAAAATAAAAATGTAATCCATGCGCAGTACCAGGAAGCTAATGAACTGGGAATGGATCTACATGTTCCAAGCTTACTTTTTGATAAGCTTATTAAACGGTACTCAGAAAAAAAGTACTTTGATTTTGGCATATCCACAGAAAATAACGGTTTTTATTTAAATGAAGGCTTAATTGATTTTAAAGAGAGATTTGGAGCGAGATCTACTGTATATGATTCGTATGAGTTGAATTTATAA